A single genomic interval of Amblyraja radiata isolate CabotCenter1 chromosome 3, sAmbRad1.1.pri, whole genome shotgun sequence harbors:
- the cartpt gene encoding cocaine- and amphetamine-regulated transcript protein, protein MESSRLCLLTLMSAALLISSNCQESELQARSLDHYSGKDDSSQEKELIEALQEVLEKLKSKRMPTYEKKFGMVSMCDAGEQCAVRKGARIGKLCDCPRATFCNSFLLKCL, encoded by the exons ATGGAGAGTAGCCGGCTCTGTCTCCTCACTCTCATGAGCGCCGCTCTGCTCATCTCTTCCAACTGCCAGGAATCCGAGCTGCAAGCCAGGTCCCTGGACCACTACTCGGGTAAAGACGACTCCTCTCAAGAAAAGGAACTG ATTGAAGCCTTGCAGGAAGTCCTGGAAAAATTGAAGAGCAAACGGATGCCAACCTACGAGAAAAAGTTCGGAATGGTCTCGATG TGTGATGCTGGGGAACAATGTGCCGTGAGGAAAGGGGCCAGAATTGGAAAACTCTGTGACTGTCCCAGAGCAAccttctgcaactcattcctcttgAAGTGTTTGTAG